DNA from Kitasatospora acidiphila:
CGCGTCAACGTCAGCCCCACCATCGAGCTGGACGACCTCCAGCGCGGCCAGGAAGTGCTGCTCAACGAGGCGCTGAACGTCGTCGACGCCTTCGAGTTCGAATCCGTCGGCGAGCTGGTCACCCTCAAGGAGGTACTGGAGGACGGCGAACGCGCGCTGGTCACCGGGCACACCGACGAGGAGCGGGTGGTGCGGCTCGCCGAGCCGCTGCGCGGGATCACGCTGCGCCCCGGCGACGCCCTGCTGATGGAGCCGCGCTCCGGCCACGTCTACGAGGTCGTGCCCAAGGCCGAGGTCGAGGAGCTCGTCCTCGAAGAGGTCCCGGACATCGACTACCGGCAGATCGGCGGCCTCGGCACCCAGATCGAGCAGATCCGCGACGCGGTCGAGCTGCCCTACCTGCACGCCGACCTCTTCAAGGAGTACGAGCTGCGCCCGCCCAAGGGCGTGCTGCTCTACGGTCCGCCCGGCTGCGGCAAGACGCTGATCGCCAAGGCGGTGGCCAACTCGCTCGCCAAGAAGGTCGCCGAGGTCACCGGGCAGCCGCAGGGCAAGAGCTACTTCCTCAATATCAAGGGCCCCGAGCTGCTCAACAAGTACGTCGGCGAGACCGAGCGGCAGATCCGCCTGGTCTTCCAGCGGGCGCGCGAGAAGGCCAGCGAGGGCACCCCGGTCATCGTCTTCTTCGACGAGATGGAGTCGCTCTTCCGCACCCGCGGCTCCGGCGTCAGCTCGGACGTGGAGAACACCATCGTCCCCCAGCTGCTCGCCGAGATCGACGGTGTCGAGGGCCTGGAGAACGTCATCGTGATCGGCGCCTCCAACCGCGAGGACATGATCGACCCGGCGATCCTGCGGCCCGGACGTCTCGACGTCAAGATCAAGATCGAGCGCCCGGACGCCGAGGCCGCCAAGGACATCTTCTCCAAGTACCTGAAGAACTCGCTGCCGTTCCACCCCGACGACCTCAAGGAGCACGACGGCTCGCTGGACGCCACCGTCGCCGCCATGATCCAGTCGGTGGTCGAGCGGATGTACGGCGAGACCGAGGAGAACCGCTTCCTGGAGGTCACCTACGCCAACGGTGACAAGGAAGTCCTCTACTTCAAGGACTTCAACTCCGGCGCCATGATCCAGAACATCGTGGACCGGGCCAAGAAGATGGCGATCAAGGACTTCCTCGACCACGGGCAGCGCGGCCTGCGCGTCTCCCACCTGCTCGCCGCCTGCGTGGACGAGTTCAAGGAGAACGAGGACCTGCCCAACACCACCAACCCGGACGACTGGGCCCGGATCTCCGGCAAGAAGGGCGAGCGGATCGTCTTCATCCGCACCCTGGTCACCGGCAAGCAGGGCGCCGAGTCCGGCCGTTCCATCGACACCGTGGCGAACACCGGGCAGTACCTCTAACCCGCCGCCCGCACCAACCGCGGCTGACGGCCCCGACGCTCCGTCAGCCGCGGTGCCACCCCAGGGACGTCGGAGCCCCGCCACCCGGCGGGGCGA
Protein-coding regions in this window:
- the arc gene encoding proteasome ATPase — protein: MAAHDDDYNRSAGKPARGSDEAAQLSYLEQEIAVLRRKLAEAPRSSRVLEDRIVELQTNLAGVTAQNERLVATLREARDQIVALKEEVDRLAQPPAGFGTFLTKNEDGTADIFTGGRKLRVNVSPTIELDDLQRGQEVLLNEALNVVDAFEFESVGELVTLKEVLEDGERALVTGHTDEERVVRLAEPLRGITLRPGDALLMEPRSGHVYEVVPKAEVEELVLEEVPDIDYRQIGGLGTQIEQIRDAVELPYLHADLFKEYELRPPKGVLLYGPPGCGKTLIAKAVANSLAKKVAEVTGQPQGKSYFLNIKGPELLNKYVGETERQIRLVFQRAREKASEGTPVIVFFDEMESLFRTRGSGVSSDVENTIVPQLLAEIDGVEGLENVIVIGASNREDMIDPAILRPGRLDVKIKIERPDAEAAKDIFSKYLKNSLPFHPDDLKEHDGSLDATVAAMIQSVVERMYGETEENRFLEVTYANGDKEVLYFKDFNSGAMIQNIVDRAKKMAIKDFLDHGQRGLRVSHLLAACVDEFKENEDLPNTTNPDDWARISGKKGERIVFIRTLVTGKQGAESGRSIDTVANTGQYL